A single genomic interval of Desulfitibacter sp. BRH_c19 harbors:
- a CDS encoding phosphoglucomutase has protein sequence MNSIKFGTDGWRAIMAREFTFDNLRLVVQAVANYLNESEKQGKLIIGYDQRFLSDKFAMEAAEVLSGNNIPVMLINKPAPTPTTAFAIKEYGAIGALMITASHNPAEYNGIKFIPDYAGPATPEITDAIERQLNVLALELVKIKPKEIAEQEGLLEYIDPLDDYLKHLYGLINWEYINKTPVKVVVDSMFGAGTGYLDHFLCDSHCSVNPIHGCRDVLFGGGMPEPMGSSLNELVEKVKDTGAALGLALDGDADRFGAVDSDGTYFSPNQILSLLLNHLIENRGWLGPVARTVATTHLLDRICEYHGQHIYETPVGFKYIGKLLLEKDCILGGEESGGMSIKGHVPEKDGILACLLIIEMVAQSGKNLGELMEELYQKYGKLVSERLDIRVPTAEMPGFLAAVKDYSPAKINGQLVVEKLTVDGTKIRMANGSWVLIRASGTEPLFRVYVEAESKDELRKIQEYVRTDLDF, from the coding sequence ATGAATAGCATTAAATTTGGGACAGATGGCTGGAGAGCCATTATGGCACGGGAGTTTACCTTTGATAATCTCAGATTAGTAGTCCAAGCAGTTGCAAATTACTTAAATGAAAGTGAAAAGCAAGGCAAATTGATTATTGGTTATGATCAAAGGTTTCTGTCAGATAAGTTTGCAATGGAAGCTGCAGAAGTTCTTTCTGGTAATAACATACCTGTTATGTTAATAAATAAACCTGCACCAACCCCAACTACCGCTTTTGCAATAAAGGAATATGGAGCTATTGGTGCGTTAATGATTACTGCAAGCCATAATCCTGCTGAATACAATGGTATTAAGTTCATTCCTGATTACGCTGGCCCGGCTACACCAGAGATTACTGATGCAATAGAGAGACAGCTAAACGTATTAGCCCTTGAACTTGTAAAGATAAAGCCTAAGGAAATAGCTGAACAAGAGGGTCTTTTAGAATACATAGATCCTTTGGATGATTACCTAAAGCATCTATATGGTCTTATAAACTGGGAGTATATTAACAAAACACCTGTAAAGGTTGTTGTTGATTCCATGTTTGGGGCTGGAACAGGTTATTTAGACCATTTTTTATGTGACAGTCATTGTAGTGTAAATCCTATTCATGGTTGTAGAGATGTTCTCTTTGGTGGAGGTATGCCTGAGCCTATGGGTTCAAGTTTAAATGAACTTGTAGAGAAAGTTAAAGACACAGGAGCAGCCCTTGGTTTGGCTTTAGATGGAGATGCGGACCGTTTTGGAGCTGTTGATAGTGATGGTACCTACTTTAGTCCAAACCAAATCTTATCACTTCTCTTAAATCATTTAATTGAGAACAGAGGTTGGTTAGGTCCGGTTGCAAGAACAGTAGCAACTACTCATTTATTAGATAGAATATGCGAGTATCATGGGCAACATATCTATGAGACTCCAGTAGGATTTAAATATATTGGGAAACTGCTGTTGGAAAAGGATTGCATCCTAGGTGGTGAAGAAAGTGGAGGTATGAGTATTAAAGGGCATGTACCAGAGAAGGATGGAATTCTCGCTTGTCTATTGATCATAGAGATGGTAGCACAATCTGGCAAAAACCTTGGGGAACTCATGGAAGAACTGTATCAAAAATACGGCAAGCTCGTAAGTGAACGTTTAGATATTAGAGTTCCTACTGCAGAAATGCCAGGCTTCTTAGCTGCAGTAAAGGATTACTCACCTGCCAAAATTAATGGTCAGTTAGTTGTTGAAAAATTAACAGTTGATGGTACTAAGATAAGGATGGCAAATGGCTCCTGGGTACTTATACGTGCATCAGGTACTGAGCCTCTTTTCAGAGTTTATGTAGAAGCAGAAAGTAAGGATGAGCTAAGAAAAATTCAAGAGTATGTTAGAACAGATCTAGACTTTTAA